The nucleotide window CCGTTTGTTGCCAACGCGCGGCTTTGCGGGCGAAGGCCGCCGGGGTCGTGCCGCTGTAGCGTTTGAACTCCCGCCCCAGGTGGGATTGGTCGGCGTAACCGAACTCGTGCGCCAAGCCGGCGAGATTAGCGGTGGGGTGCAACCAGAGGCGGCGGACTTGTTCCACGCGCAGTCGCCCCGACACGTCTTTCACCGTATGGCCCACCGCTTGCTTGAACTTGCGCTCCAAGGTTCGCACCGTGGCCTGCGCCGCCGCCGCGACTAGGCTGACGGGCAGGGTACCGTTGGCCGCTCGCATTGCCCGGCCCGCTTGGCCGAGCAAACGGTTCTGAACCACCTGCGCTTGCGCCTGCTCGAAATACTGAGCCACCTGAGCCAGCGCTTCCGCCACGTTGCCCGCCTGAAGCCACTTCGCCAACGGCGCTTGCAACTGGGCGAGGGGATGCGTTAGTACGCGCACGCCTTCTTTACCAGGGAGCAGGCCGAGCAGCTCAAACACAGTCCAGGGAAAGCACTTGATACCCAGAAACTCTATTCGACTTTCAGCTTGAAAAAGCACGGGTTGCGGCAGCAGCCCCACCAAAAACGGCGAGGGCAGCAGCTGCCATCCGTCCGGGGTGGCCACGCGGCAGGTGCTGCCGAAATAAAAAATGATTTCGGCGTAGCCATCGGGTACTACCTGCCAGTGAGGGTGCTCTTCGTGGAAGTCTCGGCTCAGATACCAAAAGTCTTGGACAGTATCCCGTAATGCGTCGGGTGGGTCAACTTCTTGATGCTGCATGCAACAAAATAGGCGAATGCGCGGGGCCAGCTGCTTACGCGGTGTTCAGCTAACGCGGTTATTGATGTAGCGGCTTACCGGATAAAGATACTATTATCTTGGTGGCTCATTCAGGTTAGGGTGCGGTAGCGGTTGCAGCACTCCTTGGGTAGTTCAAACGCTACGTAGTTGCGCAACGGCCGGCTGGAAAACCGAAACGGCTTGCGCTGAGCTTAGCTCAGCGCAAGCCGTTTCGGTGATTTACTGTAACCTATCAACACAACACCTATGGCCGGTTCGCCAAAGCTACACGTGCTTTTCTCCGATGGGTAACGGCCAGCACTGGACCCACCAGCAAGTGGATGCGCCGGCCAGGGTGCAGGCGGACCAGCGCCACTTGGTCATCATCCCCTTACCGTGAATGACGAAAGCTGGCGCGCACTTCTTCGACGAAGATCTTGGGTAGTTCCCAGGCCGGAAAATGGCCGCCTTCCGGCAGCTCGTTATAGTAAACCAGGCTAGGGTAACGCTCCTGCACCCAGCGCCGACTGGTCTGATGAATGTCCCGGGGGAACTGGCTGAAGCCGACGGGTACCTGAATCGGGTGTTCTCTGAAAGTGCGCATACTCTGCCAATAGATGCGCGCCGAGGAGGCGGCCGTGCCCGTGAGCCAGTAGAGGGTAATGTTGTCGAGAATCGCATCGCGGCCAATCAACTCCTGCACGTTGCCGTCAGTGTATTTGGCCACCAGCTCATAAATCCAGGCCGCTTGGCCGACCGGGGAATCCGTGAGCCCGTAGCTGAGCGTCTGCGGACTCTGGATCTGCTCGGTCATGTAGCCGTTCTCGTTTTCGGCGAATGCCTTCAGCCGCTCCAGCGCCTGCTCCTCCTGCGCATCGCCCGCTGGCATGCCCGCAAAAATCGGAAACATATTGAAGTGGACGGCGCGTACGGCGGGGGGCCAATGCCGCCGAGCGCATTGGTGACGGCGTAGCCCCAATCACCAC belongs to Hymenobacter cellulosilyticus and includes:
- a CDS encoding helix-turn-helix domain-containing protein — its product is MQHQEVDPPDALRDTVQDFWYLSRDFHEEHPHWQVVPDGYAEIIFYFGSTCRVATPDGWQLLPSPFLVGLLPQPVLFQAESRIEFLGIKCFPWTVFELLGLLPGKEGVRVLTHPLAQLQAPLAKWLQAGNVAEALAQVAQYFEQAQAQVVQNRLLGQAGRAMRAANGTLPVSLVAAAAQATVRTLERKFKQAVGHTVKDVSGRLRVEQVRRLWLHPTANLAGLAHEFGYADQSHLGREFKRYSGTTPAAFARKAARWQQTVGTDIVAFVLA